In one window of Lewinella sp. 4G2 DNA:
- a CDS encoding VCBS repeat-containing protein, giving the protein MFHIARRILLFIGLATATTACEPTTPTQFDRLSPEQTGITFTNEPGETDSFNILTNEYIYNGGGVGVGDFNQDGRPDLFFTGAATENELYLNDGDFSFRNVSTIAGIGGGSRWNNGVTVVDVNNDGLLDIYVCATTRQAAKDRSNQLFLNQGNDAKGIPTFKDVAPAYGIADTSHNTQGAWLDYDGDGDLDLFLLINKMVDNKRPNDFSNKVDDGSGSRTDRLYRQDQVDGNIVFTEVGKETGILKQGFSLAATVCDLNRDGWPDLYVSNDYLSNDLAYLNVEKEGQRVFEEISYGITKHTSYSAMGNDVADLNNDGLPDIIAVDMLPADNLRRKMMLASNNYTYLINLERFGVHPQFTRNTLQLSRGLRTDTFSDLPQYGEVAMQAGLPATDWSWTPLVADFDLDGIKDIIITNGFPRDITDKDFGDYNVTNSRYLSPGALLPKIPSVKIPNVAYRGVSIADGMPTYEDASLNWGIDVPSFSNGAAYADLDGDGDLDYVTNNIYDAAHVYRNNTISGEDAKLTSIRIAPAKDLTDVEWFGAEVILLNGDSLESFFLHPHRGYLSSQGRELRVAGIHGLDTKVVVRWPGGELRDYGSVSTLPTKGLHPGGGTPIADLPISSAPAAAPYLTTMPSPPYVHEDLDYIDFNVQPMLLHKLTEQGPAVAVSDIDGDGYDDLYVSGSLGKNGSFLMGNATGYEPVATLINDAEDAPEELGSLFFDADGDGDEDLYIVSGSYEYDLENGDYDDRLYENIGGRFVRATGGLEGEIVASGSCVRASDIDGDGDLDLFVGTRVVPHAYPTPAASACYRNESTSGKLRFVLDEKWTSNLASVSNVSDALFTDADNDGDQDLLIAGEWSALRYFKNDGEQFVDETTVTNLGEATGWWRSITPGDFDNDGDVDYIIGNTGENSILRPSTTFPVQAYVGDIDDNKGTDFIPFTYLRSVDGEYRSYPYFGRNDFAKQVNKVKAEYLTHRNFADADAGQFLAGSPPESLLSVNESRSVLLRNDGGKFFIMPLPASVQASPISGGQAVDLNDDDLLDVVLIGNERGVETSQGGMNAANGHVLINQGNLTFKSLNNAESGFTVPGDGRALVVARTPNSRRLIAAQNRGPLVISSIVAKPLAATTRKQEQYWGAGYLSQSGLRR; this is encoded by the coding sequence ATGTTCCACATCGCCCGGCGCATACTGCTGTTCATTGGATTGGCCACCGCAACTACTGCGTGCGAACCGACTACGCCAACTCAGTTTGACCGGCTGAGCCCCGAGCAAACGGGGATCACCTTCACGAATGAACCGGGCGAAACGGATAGCTTCAATATTTTGACCAATGAATACATCTACAACGGCGGCGGCGTGGGTGTCGGGGACTTTAATCAGGACGGCCGGCCCGACCTATTCTTTACCGGGGCGGCCACCGAGAATGAGCTCTACCTCAACGATGGGGACTTTTCTTTTCGTAACGTATCCACGATAGCCGGCATCGGTGGGGGGTCCCGCTGGAATAATGGGGTGACGGTAGTGGACGTCAATAATGATGGGCTACTCGACATTTACGTTTGTGCAACCACTCGCCAGGCAGCTAAGGATAGGTCCAATCAGCTGTTCCTTAATCAAGGAAACGACGCTAAGGGTATTCCCACCTTCAAAGATGTTGCCCCTGCTTACGGTATTGCAGACACTAGCCACAACACCCAGGGCGCATGGCTGGATTACGACGGCGATGGCGATTTGGACCTCTTCCTGCTCATCAACAAAATGGTTGATAACAAGCGGCCGAATGACTTCAGTAATAAGGTGGATGACGGCTCCGGTTCCAGAACGGACCGGCTGTACCGACAGGACCAAGTCGACGGTAACATCGTTTTTACCGAAGTAGGTAAGGAGACTGGTATTCTAAAGCAAGGGTTCAGCCTCGCCGCAACGGTCTGCGACCTCAATCGGGACGGGTGGCCGGACCTCTACGTTTCGAACGATTATTTGAGCAATGACCTGGCTTACCTTAACGTCGAGAAAGAAGGGCAACGCGTATTTGAGGAGATCAGCTACGGCATCACCAAACACACCAGTTACAGCGCGATGGGCAATGACGTGGCCGATCTTAACAATGATGGCCTACCCGATATCATCGCCGTGGACATGCTCCCAGCTGATAATCTGCGGCGGAAGATGATGTTAGCCTCCAACAACTACACCTACCTTATTAACCTGGAGCGGTTTGGCGTCCACCCACAATTCACCCGCAATACGCTGCAACTAAGCCGGGGCCTGCGGACGGATACCTTCAGCGATTTACCCCAGTACGGGGAAGTCGCCATGCAGGCTGGCTTGCCCGCAACGGACTGGAGTTGGACGCCCCTCGTCGCTGATTTCGACCTCGACGGGATCAAGGACATCATCATCACAAATGGCTTCCCAAGAGACATTACGGATAAGGACTTTGGGGATTACAACGTCACCAATAGTCGGTACCTCAGCCCGGGAGCCCTGCTACCTAAGATACCCTCCGTCAAAATTCCCAACGTGGCTTACCGGGGTGTATCCATCGCTGATGGAATGCCTACCTACGAGGACGCCAGCCTGAATTGGGGGATTGACGTGCCGAGCTTCAGCAACGGTGCTGCCTACGCCGACCTGGATGGAGATGGCGACCTCGATTACGTCACCAATAATATTTACGACGCCGCCCACGTGTACCGGAATAATACGATTAGTGGAGAGGATGCGAAGTTGACAAGTATTCGTATCGCGCCCGCGAAGGATCTGACCGACGTGGAGTGGTTCGGTGCGGAGGTCATCCTCCTGAACGGAGATTCGCTCGAGAGTTTTTTCCTCCACCCCCACCGTGGATACCTCTCTAGTCAGGGACGGGAATTGAGAGTAGCTGGTATCCACGGATTGGATACCAAAGTGGTCGTCCGCTGGCCAGGAGGTGAGTTGCGGGATTACGGTTCCGTGTCTACCCTTCCCACCAAAGGTCTGCACCCAGGTGGTGGGACACCCATTGCTGACTTGCCCATTTCTTCGGCACCCGCGGCAGCGCCGTATTTGACCACAATGCCTAGCCCGCCTTACGTGCACGAGGATTTGGATTATATCGATTTTAACGTTCAACCCATGCTCCTCCATAAACTAACGGAGCAAGGGCCTGCGGTGGCGGTGAGCGACATCGATGGAGATGGATACGATGACCTCTACGTGAGTGGAAGCCTGGGGAAAAATGGATCGTTTCTGATGGGAAACGCGACGGGATACGAACCCGTGGCCACCCTGATTAACGATGCGGAAGACGCGCCGGAAGAACTGGGCAGCCTGTTTTTCGATGCCGACGGCGATGGTGATGAGGATTTGTACATCGTGAGTGGGAGCTATGAATACGATTTAGAAAATGGAGACTACGATGATCGCCTGTACGAAAATATTGGAGGTCGGTTCGTTAGAGCGACCGGTGGTTTGGAAGGAGAGATAGTCGCATCAGGATCTTGTGTACGCGCTTCGGACATCGATGGAGATGGAGACCTCGACCTCTTCGTGGGTACTCGGGTGGTCCCGCACGCCTACCCCACCCCCGCCGCTAGCGCTTGCTACCGTAATGAATCAACCTCTGGAAAACTTCGGTTCGTGTTAGACGAAAAGTGGACGAGTAATTTAGCATCCGTCTCCAATGTTTCTGATGCCCTCTTCACCGACGCGGACAATGACGGTGATCAGGATTTGTTGATCGCAGGTGAATGGTCTGCCCTTCGCTACTTTAAAAATGACGGCGAACAATTCGTAGATGAGACTACCGTAACAAATCTTGGTGAGGCAACTGGTTGGTGGCGATCCATCACGCCGGGGGATTTCGATAACGATGGAGACGTAGACTACATCATTGGAAATACCGGTGAAAATTCGATTCTGCGCCCATCAACGACGTTCCCGGTGCAAGCCTACGTTGGGGACATTGACGACAACAAGGGGACCGATTTTATCCCCTTTACCTACCTGCGGTCGGTAGATGGTGAATACAGATCCTACCCCTACTTCGGCAGAAACGACTTCGCCAAACAAGTTAACAAGGTGAAAGCAGAATACCTGACCCACCGCAACTTTGCGGATGCCGACGCCGGGCAGTTCCTCGCTGGTTCGCCCCCCGAGTCACTGCTGTCGGTCAACGAAAGCAGGAGCGTGCTACTCAGGAATGATGGTGGCAAGTTTTTCATAATGCCACTACCCGCTTCGGTGCAAGCCAGCCCGATATCCGGTGGGCAGGCAGTGGACCTGAACGACGATGATTTACTGGACGTCGTTTTGATCGGGAACGAAAGAGGTGTAGAAACCTCGCAGGGAGGGATGAATGCAGCGAATGGTCACGTACTGATCAATCAGGGTAACCTGACCTTCAAAAGCTTGAATAATGCGGAAAGCGGATTCACGGTACCTGGAGACGGACGCGCGCTCGTCGTAGCCCGTACGCCCAACTCACGCCGGCTGATCGCCGCCCAAAATCGAGGGCCCCTGGTTATAAGCTCCATCGTCGCAAAACCGCTAGCCGCGACTACACGAAAACAAGAGCAATACTGGGGTGCGGGATACCTATCCCAGAGTGGACTTCGCCGGTAA
- a CDS encoding S24 family peptidase — MITEDRRELNKRFREVFGILEERGKIIKNDRNGRGLGDFAKKILNNRSYGHIVRAYLNDDDKRCINYEQARRVCNEYGVNHSYLLEGEGTPFGFDLPAPVEPQGSDSPTPNILFTTTEAFAGSPVDNSSFVQETHDFFRIPGLGGGGYVAFPINGNSMEPVINSGDTVICKEIDSINEIKDNRIYAVRSNGKIWIKYVHKIYDGGNRRVKSLKLISANYLEYDPFVEEVDMSTKLYEVVRRVSEL, encoded by the coding sequence ATGATTACAGAAGACAGAAGAGAACTTAACAAGCGGTTTCGCGAGGTTTTCGGCATTTTAGAAGAGCGCGGTAAGATCATCAAGAATGATCGAAATGGCCGTGGCCTCGGAGATTTCGCCAAGAAGATCCTCAACAACCGGTCCTACGGCCACATCGTTCGCGCTTACCTCAACGACGACGACAAGCGCTGCATCAACTATGAGCAGGCGCGCCGCGTGTGCAACGAGTACGGCGTTAACCACAGCTACCTCCTGGAGGGCGAAGGAACTCCGTTTGGGTTCGATCTCCCCGCTCCGGTAGAACCGCAGGGCTCCGACTCCCCTACCCCCAACATCCTCTTCACCACAACCGAAGCCTTTGCCGGTTCGCCGGTCGATAACAGTAGCTTCGTGCAGGAGACACATGATTTCTTCCGCATCCCGGGGCTGGGTGGCGGTGGCTACGTAGCCTTCCCCATTAACGGTAACTCCATGGAGCCCGTGATCAACAGCGGTGATACCGTGATCTGCAAGGAAATCGATAGCATCAACGAGATCAAGGACAACCGCATCTACGCCGTTCGTTCTAACGGCAAGATCTGGATCAAGTACGTTCACAAGATCTACGACGGTGGCAATCGCCGCGTGAAATCCCTCAAACTGATCTCGGCCAATTACCTGGAGTACGATCCCTTCGTCGAAGAAGTGGACATGAGCACCAAGCTCTACGAAGTAGTTCGGCGCGTCAGCGAGCTCTAG